A window from uncultured Desulfobacter sp. encodes these proteins:
- a CDS encoding GNAT family N-acetyltransferase has product MQLKIIEQPVEWDRFVMQHPGACFTHLFGWRRVIESVYRHRSVYLAAVTRGQISAMVPLFVFNRPFYPSEWISIPFFDHAGLLTKTPEGGRFLLREAWEKLGCNDKSGLSIRQDTNVDLSGVILGGRHPRIFTEKTDLAVPLPPGPRQMLAAFPAKLRSQINKGIKNGLTWDIGGPSLLPAFYKVFAQNMRDLGSPVHSPLFFKTIFSVFPGRAFICVIYHQGTPAAAGFVFRFKNRLFNPWASSLRQFRPLNTNMLLYWQMIRLACDLNLDTFDMGRSSKGAPTFRFKQQWGPRQTPLSWYTWPGERHKAPAETLSISSWKKLPLGVANLAGPRVRKYISL; this is encoded by the coding sequence ATGCAGTTAAAGATCATTGAGCAACCCGTTGAATGGGACCGGTTTGTGATGCAACACCCCGGCGCTTGTTTTACCCACCTTTTTGGCTGGCGCAGGGTGATTGAGTCCGTATACCGGCACAGATCTGTTTACCTGGCCGCCGTAACCCGAGGGCAGATCTCGGCCATGGTTCCCCTGTTTGTCTTCAACCGCCCCTTTTACCCGTCTGAATGGATCTCCATCCCTTTTTTCGACCATGCCGGTCTTTTAACAAAGACGCCTGAAGGCGGACGATTTCTTTTAAGAGAAGCTTGGGAAAAACTGGGTTGCAACGACAAATCCGGTTTAAGCATCAGGCAGGATACGAATGTTGACCTGTCCGGGGTGATCCTTGGGGGGCGTCATCCCCGAATTTTCACCGAAAAGACCGATCTGGCCGTTCCCCTGCCTCCCGGTCCCCGTCAGATGCTGGCGGCCTTTCCCGCCAAACTCAGAAGCCAGATCAATAAAGGGATAAAAAACGGGCTGACCTGGGACATTGGCGGACCGTCGCTTTTGCCGGCATTTTACAAGGTCTTTGCCCAAAACATGCGGGACCTGGGCTCCCCTGTCCATTCCCCCCTCTTTTTTAAAACCATCTTTTCGGTCTTCCCGGGCCGGGCATTCATTTGCGTGATTTACCATCAAGGGACCCCGGCGGCAGCGGGATTTGTTTTCCGTTTTAAAAACAGGCTGTTCAACCCCTGGGCGTCATCGCTTAGACAGTTCCGCCCCCTGAACACCAATATGCTGCTCTACTGGCAGATGATCCGACTGGCCTGCGACCTCAACCTTGACACCTTTGACATGGGCAGATCCTCCAAAGGCGCGCCCACCTTTCGGTTCAAACAGCAGTGGGGCCCCAGGCAGACACCTCTTTCCTGGTACACCTGGCCAGGGGAACGCCATAAGGCACCAGCCGAAACCCTCTCCATCAGTTCCTGGAAAAAGCTGCCACTCGGGGTCGCCAACCTGGCAGGCCCTAGGGTCAGAAAATACATTTCATTATAG